One window of Leptospira barantonii genomic DNA carries:
- a CDS encoding SPL family radical SAM protein, with protein MRSDNFISPKRFSHIYVEESAKNHRKTLEILSKFPESIVVPIDSYKEVFNPSAQNFQVQKRSPKLILAKRKEQFLYSGSGVAPDFGYRFFYYNALVLNCLYNCSYCYLQGMYSSANLVVFVNNEDYIRETKEQLELSKPLYLCISYDTDLLALENTLGYCKEWILFANENPDLIVELRTKSANFKSIADLKPTSNIILAWTLSPESVILEHEPLTPRLSSRLKNIKDALNAGWQVRLCLDPILNVPNWKTVYQEFVRAIFAEIPGEKLREISLGVFRMNSDYFKNSKKRRSDSYLYYLPMETHAGVKSYPEELEREMFDMVEKELEVFVPREKIHRLVASEMETK; from the coding sequence ATGCGCTCCGACAATTTTATCAGTCCTAAAAGATTCTCCCATATTTACGTGGAAGAATCGGCAAAGAATCATCGGAAGACATTGGAGATTCTTTCCAAATTTCCCGAATCGATCGTAGTTCCGATCGATTCCTACAAGGAAGTTTTCAATCCTTCCGCTCAGAATTTTCAGGTCCAAAAAAGAAGCCCGAAACTCATATTAGCGAAACGCAAAGAACAGTTTCTCTATTCCGGCTCGGGCGTCGCACCCGACTTCGGTTATCGTTTTTTTTACTACAACGCACTCGTTCTGAATTGTCTTTACAATTGTTCGTATTGTTATCTTCAAGGGATGTATTCATCCGCGAATCTTGTCGTTTTTGTAAACAACGAAGACTATATTCGGGAAACGAAGGAACAACTCGAACTTTCCAAACCGCTTTATCTTTGTATATCCTACGATACGGATCTGCTCGCACTTGAAAACACATTAGGATATTGTAAAGAATGGATCCTGTTTGCGAACGAGAACCCTGATTTGATCGTGGAACTCCGGACGAAAAGCGCCAATTTCAAATCCATTGCGGATCTAAAACCGACTTCGAACATCATTCTCGCTTGGACGCTTTCCCCCGAATCTGTGATCTTGGAACACGAACCGTTGACTCCGAGACTTTCTTCCCGATTGAAAAACATCAAGGACGCCTTGAACGCGGGCTGGCAGGTTCGTCTTTGTTTGGATCCGATTCTCAACGTTCCGAATTGGAAAACCGTTTATCAGGAATTCGTTCGTGCGATCTTTGCGGAAATTCCCGGAGAAAAACTTCGTGAAATCAGCCTCGGAGTTTTTCGGATGAATTCGGATTATTTTAAGAACTCCAAAAAAAGAAGATCGGATTCTTATCTTTATTATCTTCCGATGGAAACTCACGCCGGAGTCAAATCCTACCCCGAAGAATTGGAAAGGGAAATGTTCGATATGGTCGAAAAAGAATTGGAAGTCTTTGTTCCTCGGGAAAAAATTCACAGACTCGTCGCAAGCGAGATGGAAACAAAATGA
- a CDS encoding phosphorylase: protein MIFISVALFPEAKPLIEFLGLKILRDQNPFPVYQNESHTLVVSGMGKIYSAMSVAFLLNEFKESINDSSWIFNFGICGAPKEFSEIGKSFLIHKITDEGSQRNVYPDILFKSPIPESTLLTVDKPVFENEASVLPNTLVDMEAYGFFQASRKFFSSDRIRVVKTVSDHFTKLESTQGLGVAETISLRISEELPNLLAILSTPISNHKEIDLEKEESAALLKMTEILRLSETETIQLKDWMIGYKIKTGNSPAPGIEILKNYNILSDLGDPQKAKVKTREEGKKGLYALRQFYQS, encoded by the coding sequence ATGATTTTTATTTCCGTCGCCCTTTTCCCGGAGGCAAAACCCCTGATTGAATTTTTGGGTTTGAAAATTCTTCGGGATCAAAATCCGTTTCCGGTCTATCAAAACGAAAGCCATACCTTGGTCGTTTCCGGAATGGGGAAAATTTATTCGGCGATGTCGGTCGCATTTTTGTTAAACGAATTCAAAGAATCGATCAATGATTCTTCCTGGATCTTCAACTTCGGAATCTGCGGCGCTCCGAAGGAGTTTTCCGAAATCGGAAAATCGTTTTTAATCCATAAGATCACGGACGAAGGTTCGCAAAGAAACGTTTACCCCGATATTCTTTTCAAATCGCCTATTCCTGAGTCGACCTTGTTGACCGTGGACAAACCCGTTTTTGAAAACGAGGCCTCCGTGCTTCCAAACACGTTAGTTGACATGGAGGCCTACGGTTTTTTTCAGGCTTCCCGAAAATTCTTTTCCAGCGATCGGATTCGAGTCGTAAAAACGGTTTCGGATCACTTTACAAAATTAGAATCTACGCAAGGACTCGGAGTTGCGGAAACAATTTCTCTGAGAATCTCGGAGGAACTTCCGAATCTTCTCGCGATTTTGTCGACTCCGATCTCGAACCACAAAGAAATCGATCTTGAAAAAGAAGAAAGCGCCGCGCTTTTGAAAATGACCGAAATTCTGCGCTTATCGGAAACGGAAACGATTCAGTTGAAGGATTGGATGATCGGCTATAAGATCAAAACCGGAAATTCTCCCGCACCGGGAATCGAAATTTTAAAGAATTATAATATACTTTCGGACTTAGGCGATCCGCAAAAGGCGAAGGTCAAAACCAGGGAAGAAGGAAAAAAAGGATTGTATGCGCTCCGACAATTTTATCAGTCCTAA
- a CDS encoding glycosyltransferase family 4 protein — MKVYQHVTEFRDGDGIGNDIKGIRNVLENLGVANSVVCLKNFSKESFSIETHPDVSNFSKNDVHILNYGGCGYPLDWFRDLPGKKIVRYQSFTPSIYFKNFVSSEIYNTLQLEEKRSLLELYSLKNETDLFLPSSEFNANFLQSLGISNALVLPIVKKYSIREKSIKDKREFTIGFIGRVSPNKKMEDLLSLLESVLKFRQNVQLLICGSVPSVFEEYYNFLKKTILRKRLTGNVQIRLNANDSEMENFLNSMDLYVCMSEHEGFNIPVLEAFGAGIPTISYHAGATPETMKTGGILFKNKSDSAMNLLAGLIDNLLEKKTLREQISENEKEIVKQYNAYPFENLFKEKILA, encoded by the coding sequence ATGAAAGTGTATCAGCACGTCACCGAATTTAGGGACGGCGACGGAATCGGAAACGACATCAAAGGAATTCGAAACGTTCTCGAAAACTTGGGAGTTGCAAACTCCGTCGTCTGTTTAAAAAATTTTTCAAAAGAATCGTTTTCGATCGAAACACATCCCGATGTTTCCAACTTTTCAAAAAACGACGTGCACATTCTCAACTACGGCGGTTGCGGTTATCCTCTGGATTGGTTTCGCGATCTTCCCGGAAAAAAAATCGTTCGTTATCAGAGTTTTACGCCGTCGATCTACTTTAAGAATTTCGTAAGTTCCGAAATATACAACACTCTTCAGCTCGAAGAAAAACGATCCTTGCTCGAATTGTATTCCCTTAAAAACGAAACCGATTTGTTTTTGCCTTCTTCCGAATTCAACGCGAACTTTTTGCAGTCGCTCGGAATTTCGAACGCGCTCGTTCTTCCCATCGTAAAAAAATATTCGATCCGGGAAAAAAGCATAAAAGACAAACGCGAATTCACGATCGGATTTATCGGAAGAGTTTCTCCGAATAAAAAGATGGAAGACCTTCTTTCTTTACTCGAGTCGGTTTTGAAATTCAGACAAAACGTCCAGCTTCTGATCTGCGGAAGTGTTCCTTCCGTTTTCGAAGAATATTATAATTTCCTAAAGAAGACCATTCTTCGCAAACGTTTGACCGGAAACGTTCAAATTCGTTTGAACGCGAACGATTCCGAAATGGAGAATTTTCTAAACTCAATGGATCTTTACGTTTGTATGAGCGAACACGAAGGATTCAACATTCCCGTTTTGGAGGCGTTCGGCGCCGGTATTCCCACGATTTCGTATCACGCGGGTGCGACGCCGGAAACCATGAAAACCGGAGGAATTCTTTTTAAGAACAAATCCGATTCGGCAATGAATCTACTCGCAGGTTTGATCGACAACCTTCTTGAAAAGAAAACGTTACGCGAACAGATTTCCGAAAACGAAAAGGAAATCGTAAAACAATACAATGCGTATCCGTTCGAGAATCTTTTTAAAGAGAAAATTCTGGCATGA
- a CDS encoding inositol monophosphatase family protein: MSLDNEIKIRYEHFLNFLPKVMEFLAATQEESDLDIAYKGEIDLVTKADKGSEEKIINEIDRMFPADSILGEEGTDKKGTSSFKWIIDPLDGTVNYSHRLPLYCACIGLENLENGEAVMGIVPLPGMNEIYHARKGHGAFKNQKRISVSKTKELKQSLLSTGFPYDREKKIDRLMFYYRNFLLKTRGVRRTGAAGLDLCWVAEGRFDAFWEEGLKPWDMAAPSVIVNEAGGRMSTYDGNTFTPYIPNVVASNGVLHEKMMEGMQEYLRIPT; encoded by the coding sequence ATGAGCTTAGACAACGAAATTAAAATCCGATACGAACACTTTCTAAACTTTCTTCCGAAGGTTATGGAATTTTTAGCGGCCACTCAAGAAGAATCCGATCTCGACATCGCCTATAAAGGTGAGATCGATCTCGTTACAAAAGCGGACAAGGGTTCCGAGGAAAAAATTATCAACGAGATTGATAGAATGTTTCCTGCCGATTCCATTCTCGGAGAAGAAGGAACCGATAAAAAAGGAACATCGTCTTTCAAGTGGATCATCGATCCGTTAGACGGAACCGTGAATTATTCTCATCGACTTCCTTTATACTGCGCTTGTATCGGTTTGGAAAATTTGGAGAACGGTGAAGCCGTGATGGGAATCGTTCCTCTTCCGGGTATGAACGAAATTTATCACGCTCGCAAAGGTCACGGCGCGTTTAAAAATCAAAAAAGAATTTCCGTTTCGAAAACGAAAGAATTAAAGCAGTCCTTGTTATCCACCGGATTTCCGTACGATCGTGAAAAGAAAATCGATCGACTCATGTTTTATTACAGAAACTTTTTATTGAAGACGAGAGGCGTTCGAAGGACCGGAGCCGCGGGTTTGGATCTTTGTTGGGTCGCGGAAGGAAGGTTCGACGCGTTTTGGGAAGAAGGTTTGAAACCTTGGGACATGGCCGCGCCTTCGGTGATCGTAAACGAAGCGGGGGGAAGAATGTCCACATATGACGGCAATACGTTCACACCTTATATTCCGAACGTGGTTGCGAGCAACGGAGTACTTCACGAAAAGATGATGGAAGGAATGCAGGAGTATCTTCGCATCCCGACTTGA
- a CDS encoding YkvA family protein, with protein MDLIEKVKREFWPKLKSVISKIPFTEDLIALYYSMLDPETPLKTKLVIAGALAYFISPLDAVPDFIPGAGFLDDAGVIAAVLASVQSAIREEHREKARKFLENE; from the coding sequence ATGGATTTGATCGAAAAGGTAAAAAGGGAATTTTGGCCGAAATTGAAGTCCGTGATTTCCAAGATTCCGTTTACGGAAGATTTGATAGCGCTTTATTATTCTATGTTGGACCCGGAAACCCCGCTTAAAACCAAACTTGTCATCGCGGGAGCGTTGGCGTATTTCATTTCTCCATTAGATGCGGTTCCCGATTTTATTCCCGGCGCCGGATTTCTGGATGACGCGGGCGTGATCGCGGCCGTACTGGCAAGTGTTCAGTCCGCGATCCGAGAAGAACACAGAGAGAAGGCCAGAAAATTTCTGGAAAACGAATGA
- a CDS encoding glycosyltransferase family 4 protein, whose product MKPSLKKIAVVSPIFSDKVSGGSEKLIFQFVELLAADFEITVLTTRSLDYITWKNSIPLTEKNFFQESANPSKPILFEERNSSLGGKYKVLQFTVEKQRNIERFDRLSKKILEEPSLQNKENVNHWLQEQGPYVPELVQFIESRKSEFDVFFFVSYLYYPLVFGTPLVAEKSIVVPTFHDEAPAYLPVYKEVLTDQSSYSFNTPEELEVFQNILGFKPSTYSITGMNLNLDRYTNKSSKNSDPTIGKTNSSGSEETPFLLYVGRVDQGKGFLEMAEWFAEWKKNTKLPHKLRIVGKINSKIPNKILENQNIKFLGFVDEAVKLELLESCACLVNSSPMESFSIVLMEAWLKGKPVLVNGKSDVLKGHCLRSNGGLFYSDRKSFFATLDYILDHPQESTVMGENGKRYVERNFNPTTVREKLLRLIEKTIQKKYVGL is encoded by the coding sequence TTGAAACCCTCTCTTAAAAAGATCGCGGTCGTTTCTCCGATTTTTTCGGACAAGGTTTCCGGCGGTTCCGAAAAACTCATCTTTCAATTCGTGGAATTGTTGGCGGCCGATTTCGAGATCACGGTTTTGACGACTCGAAGTCTGGATTATATCACTTGGAAAAATTCGATTCCTCTTACCGAAAAAAATTTCTTTCAAGAATCCGCAAATCCTTCCAAGCCGATTCTTTTTGAGGAAAGAAATTCTTCTCTCGGCGGAAAGTATAAGGTCCTTCAGTTCACCGTTGAAAAACAAAGAAACATAGAACGGTTCGATCGGCTTTCCAAAAAAATTTTGGAAGAACCTTCCCTTCAAAATAAGGAAAACGTAAATCATTGGCTCCAAGAACAAGGCCCTTACGTGCCCGAGTTGGTTCAGTTCATAGAATCTCGTAAAAGCGAGTTCGACGTTTTTTTCTTCGTGAGTTATCTTTATTATCCGTTGGTTTTCGGAACTCCGTTGGTCGCGGAAAAATCGATCGTCGTTCCCACGTTCCATGACGAAGCCCCCGCTTATCTTCCCGTATATAAGGAAGTTCTAACGGACCAAAGTTCGTATTCGTTCAATACTCCGGAAGAATTGGAAGTGTTTCAAAATATTCTCGGGTTTAAACCGAGCACGTATTCGATTACGGGAATGAACCTGAATCTGGATCGTTATACGAACAAATCCTCAAAAAATTCGGATCCCACGATCGGCAAAACGAATTCGTCCGGTTCCGAAGAAACACCATTCTTACTTTATGTAGGCCGTGTGGATCAGGGAAAGGGTTTTCTCGAAATGGCGGAATGGTTCGCGGAATGGAAAAAGAACACGAAACTTCCGCATAAACTTAGAATCGTAGGCAAGATCAACTCCAAAATTCCGAACAAAATATTAGAAAATCAGAATATAAAATTCTTAGGTTTTGTGGACGAAGCCGTCAAACTCGAACTGCTCGAAAGTTGCGCGTGTTTGGTCAATTCTTCGCCTATGGAAAGTTTTTCTATAGTTTTGATGGAAGCTTGGTTGAAGGGAAAACCGGTTCTTGTAAACGGAAAATCGGACGTTCTCAAAGGGCATTGTCTTCGGAGCAACGGCGGACTTTTTTATTCGGATCGAAAAAGTTTTTTCGCGACTCTCGACTACATTCTCGATCATCCTCAAGAATCGACCGTGATGGGCGAAAACGGAAAGAGATACGTGGAACGAAATTTTAATCCGACCACGGTTCGTGAAAAACTTCTTCGTTTGATCGAAAAGACGATTCAAAAAAAATACGTGGGGCTTTAA
- a CDS encoding glycosyltransferase family 4 protein, whose product MRQIQQFSAGFNPGDAISNEMLEIRNHLKDLEYKGDIFSENIGASKLPFVKKYKAYGKSSKDVLFYHHSIHSGVFNFLRSFRSPRILIYHNVTPHHFFEPYDLKMSYLLKKGREELTEMRDRFDLVFAVSKFNQKELEELGFQNVGILPITYQLSENFPKIEKTETPIKKILFVGRITPNKRQDDLIRLAYAYKSMFSDEFQFYLAGFNSRELYLYREELERMLDFYDLRKNVLITGFLSDNELNNLYQEADVFVSMSEHEGFGVPLIEAMVHRIPILAFAGGAVPETLNGAGVLFREKKFPDLAILINKILTDSSFKDQILKGQDLRLEEFKMTDSKSVLRKTVETLS is encoded by the coding sequence ATGAGACAGATTCAACAATTTTCGGCGGGCTTTAATCCGGGCGACGCGATCAGCAACGAAATGTTGGAGATTCGCAATCACTTAAAGGATTTAGAATATAAAGGAGATATATTTTCCGAAAACATAGGCGCGTCGAAACTTCCTTTCGTAAAAAAATACAAGGCCTACGGCAAATCCTCAAAGGACGTTTTATTCTATCATCATTCGATCCATTCGGGGGTTTTCAACTTTTTGAGAAGTTTCAGATCGCCTCGAATATTAATTTATCATAATGTTACTCCGCATCATTTTTTCGAACCCTACGACTTAAAGATGAGCTATCTTTTGAAAAAGGGAAGGGAAGAATTGACGGAGATGAGAGACAGATTCGATCTCGTCTTTGCCGTTTCAAAATTCAATCAAAAAGAATTGGAAGAATTAGGATTTCAGAATGTGGGAATTCTTCCCATCACGTATCAATTGTCCGAAAATTTTCCTAAGATTGAAAAAACCGAAACGCCGATCAAAAAGATTCTTTTCGTGGGAAGAATCACTCCGAACAAAAGACAAGACGATTTGATTCGACTTGCTTACGCGTATAAATCCATGTTCTCGGACGAGTTTCAGTTTTATCTGGCGGGTTTCAATTCGAGGGAACTGTATCTTTATCGCGAAGAACTCGAAAGGATGTTGGATTTTTACGATCTTAGAAAGAACGTTTTGATCACAGGTTTTCTTTCGGACAACGAACTCAACAATCTCTATCAAGAGGCGGACGTATTCGTTTCAATGAGCGAACACGAGGGCTTCGGCGTTCCTTTGATCGAAGCTATGGTGCATAGAATTCCCATTCTCGCTTTTGCCGGAGGCGCGGTCCCCGAAACCTTAAACGGAGCCGGCGTTCTTTTTCGGGAAAAAAAATTTCCGGATCTCGCGATTCTCATAAATAAGATTTTGACCGATTCTTCCTTTAAGGATCAAATTCTGAAAGGCCAGGATCTGCGTCTGGAAGAATTCAAAATGACGGATTCGAAATCAGTTCTTAGGAAAACGGTTGAAACCCTCTCTTAA
- a CDS encoding SDR family NAD(P)-dependent oxidoreductase, producing the protein MKTKSEPNNDLAIVTGSSKGIGQAISEFLISQGYKVVGIARTKPKSRILNDSPLYRHVELNLSNTKEITFKLQNILKEEPPLKILVNNAGIGNFAPHEEIPFDDLERMLVVNFVSPILITKLLLRDLKKNEGWIFQIHSVSAFKESFRGAAYAGTKAGFRHFGLNLFEEIRKSGVKLISINPDIADTDFYERLDFEKDSDPNSYLNVSEILKAFEYALSGPENLGFTEITIRPKLHRVSKKPFVRKNENEEKSDS; encoded by the coding sequence ATGAAAACGAAATCGGAACCAAACAACGATTTGGCGATCGTAACCGGCTCATCCAAGGGAATCGGACAAGCGATTTCCGAATTTTTGATTTCCCAAGGTTATAAGGTCGTTGGGATCGCGAGAACAAAACCGAAATCGCGGATCTTAAACGATTCTCCCTTGTATCGTCACGTCGAATTGAATCTTTCGAACACAAAGGAAATCACATTCAAATTACAGAATATTCTAAAGGAAGAGCCTCCTCTCAAAATTCTCGTGAACAACGCCGGAATCGGCAACTTTGCACCTCACGAGGAAATCCCTTTCGACGATTTGGAAAGAATGCTCGTAGTGAACTTCGTTTCTCCGATTCTGATCACAAAACTGCTTTTAAGAGATTTAAAAAAGAATGAAGGTTGGATCTTTCAGATCCATTCGGTTTCCGCGTTTAAGGAATCCTTTCGAGGTGCGGCTTACGCGGGAACCAAGGCCGGTTTCAGGCATTTCGGATTAAATTTATTCGAGGAAATCCGAAAATCCGGAGTCAAATTGATAAGCATCAATCCGGACATTGCCGATACGGATTTTTATGAACGGCTCGATTTCGAAAAAGACTCCGATCCGAATTCTTATTTGAACGTTTCCGAAATTCTGAAAGCGTTCGAGTATGCGCTTTCCGGTCCCGAGAATTTGGGTTTTACCGAAATTACGATTCGTCCTAAACTACATCGTGTTTCTAAAAAACCGTTCGTTCGTAAGAATGAAAACGAAGAAAAATCCGATTCTTAA
- a CDS encoding LIC_10202 family protein → MEDKFQELFEIRDSRINIREIMEEIEAKLKKNPSTKEDIEKRTHWKFSPPSPEGYRDFDPAEIAHLFEKGISPPKFSNPKLWFVRGPLKWLLIRFSEFYSFLDKKLSENRTRAFYSVLHELILIRSENQNLKRKMESFYSEFLEWNQAIGKEVRPEFLWANENLYSENSIEESENFLLESINPSEKVLVLSPGWGRILKQLLKLGSQFDSISWNRSCVEFISGSVTTNIRLEEPGAIPKDCSEYSKIIISENLSIHPHWLIEKALRTLSLRASSGTEIRFRFSNENSNYPSPFLPLRLTKIQEPLIRDYLKQLGFRNIIEKKSEDGFTVLSFRK, encoded by the coding sequence ATGGAAGATAAATTTCAGGAACTATTCGAAATCAGAGATTCTCGGATCAACATCCGCGAGATCATGGAAGAAATCGAAGCCAAGCTCAAAAAAAATCCTTCCACAAAAGAAGATATAGAGAAACGCACTCATTGGAAATTTTCACCGCCGAGCCCGGAAGGTTATCGGGATTTTGATCCGGCGGAAATCGCGCATCTTTTCGAGAAAGGGATTTCTCCTCCCAAGTTTTCCAATCCGAAACTTTGGTTCGTACGCGGACCTCTCAAATGGCTTTTGATTCGGTTCTCCGAATTCTATTCTTTTTTGGATAAGAAACTTTCCGAAAACAGAACTCGCGCCTTCTACAGCGTGTTGCACGAACTCATTTTGATCCGTTCCGAAAATCAAAATCTAAAACGAAAGATGGAATCCTTTTATTCCGAATTTTTGGAATGGAACCAAGCCATCGGAAAAGAAGTCAGACCCGAATTTCTTTGGGCCAACGAAAATCTTTACTCGGAAAATTCCATAGAGGAAAGCGAGAACTTCCTGTTGGAGTCGATCAATCCTTCCGAAAAAGTTTTGGTTTTATCTCCGGGTTGGGGAAGAATTCTCAAACAACTTCTGAAGTTGGGTTCTCAGTTCGATTCGATCAGTTGGAATCGATCCTGCGTCGAATTCATTTCCGGTTCCGTGACGACGAACATTCGTCTGGAAGAACCCGGAGCGATCCCGAAGGATTGTTCAGAATATTCTAAAATTATAATATCCGAAAATTTATCGATCCATCCTCATTGGCTGATTGAAAAAGCCCTTCGAACTTTGAGCCTTCGAGCGTCTTCGGGAACCGAAATCCGTTTTCGTTTTTCCAACGAGAATTCGAATTACCCTTCTCCGTTTTTGCCTTTGAGACTTACGAAAATCCAAGAGCCGTTGATCCGAGATTATCTCAAACAACTGGGTTTTAGAAACATCATAGAAAAAAAATCGGAAGACGGTTTCACCGTTCTTTCTTTTCGAAAATGA
- a CDS encoding carbon-nitrogen family hydrolase produces MNPGELNVALVQCDLSWENQDANYEHVRKLIYSTLDRNRGEKPDLILLPETFATGFTMRSERIAELDEGPTETFLREISKETNAVVCAGWIRKNPDGKPFNTVSVVNPDGEIILRYSKIHPFTFGGEDRHYSSGSEIISYNLNGFRITPFICYDIRFPEIFRRLAGETDIFTVHANWPIPRIHHWELILKTRAIENQAYVFGVNRIGIAGYNKSVHHNGHSLAVEPNGEFADAGEEIETILFHMAFKKSISDYRENFPVLPDRKDPTQIRVRIAEHSSQI; encoded by the coding sequence TTGAATCCCGGTGAACTCAACGTGGCTCTCGTTCAATGCGATCTTTCTTGGGAAAATCAAGACGCGAATTACGAACATGTTCGCAAATTGATCTATTCCACTCTCGATCGAAATCGCGGAGAAAAACCGGATCTGATTCTTTTACCCGAAACGTTCGCGACGGGTTTTACGATGAGATCCGAAAGAATCGCCGAACTCGACGAGGGGCCGACCGAAACTTTTTTAAGGGAGATTTCCAAAGAAACAAACGCGGTCGTTTGTGCGGGTTGGATACGGAAGAATCCGGACGGAAAACCGTTCAACACCGTCAGCGTTGTAAATCCGGACGGCGAAATTATATTACGATATTCTAAAATTCATCCGTTTACGTTTGGCGGAGAGGACCGTCACTACAGTTCGGGCTCCGAAATTATAAGTTATAATCTCAACGGTTTCCGCATAACTCCGTTTATCTGCTATGACATTCGTTTTCCGGAAATTTTTCGAAGACTTGCGGGCGAAACGGATATCTTTACGGTTCACGCGAATTGGCCGATTCCGAGAATTCATCACTGGGAATTGATCCTCAAAACAAGAGCGATCGAAAATCAGGCTTATGTTTTCGGGGTCAATCGAATCGGAATCGCAGGTTACAACAAAAGCGTTCATCACAACGGACATTCTCTCGCCGTGGAACCGAACGGCGAATTTGCGGACGCCGGTGAAGAAATCGAAACGATTCTATTTCACATGGCTTTCAAAAAATCGATTTCGGATTATAGGGAGAATTTTCCGGTTCTTCCCGATCGCAAGGACCCGACACAAATCCGGGTTAGAATTGCGGAGCATTCTTCTCAAATCTAA
- a CDS encoding GDP-mannose 4,6-dehydratase: MKCLITGAAGFVGGYLLKELKQSYTEFLGIGVVPGPNVEEDSELPKSYRSSVCDIRDLEQVRKIIHEFAPDTVFHLAAQPFVPRAVEDPGETLDINVHGTLNILESLRSLKKKVRFVYISSSDVYGNVPESVLPVQESVVPAPLNPYSSSKSCAEIYCLQYHRWIPELEVVIARPFNHTGPKQNPNFVIPNFCSQVLEALKKSESERRILVGDLSSTRDFLDVRDVVRAYRILSEKGKPGEIYNICSGKEVVIRDVLDNIISVSGQTIPVEVDPSRFRPAEMKRLFGDSGKLRQLGWEPQFGLTDTVRDVYKWISTLS; the protein is encoded by the coding sequence ATGAAGTGTTTGATAACGGGGGCGGCGGGGTTCGTAGGCGGTTACCTTCTGAAGGAACTGAAACAATCCTATACCGAATTTTTAGGAATCGGAGTCGTGCCCGGACCGAATGTAGAAGAAGATTCCGAACTTCCTAAATCGTATCGTTCTTCCGTATGCGACATACGCGATCTTGAGCAGGTCCGAAAGATCATTCATGAATTCGCGCCCGATACGGTTTTCCATCTCGCGGCACAACCATTCGTTCCCAGAGCCGTGGAAGATCCGGGCGAAACCTTGGACATCAACGTACACGGAACGTTGAATATATTAGAATCTTTGCGTTCTTTGAAAAAGAAGGTTCGTTTTGTTTACATCTCCTCTTCGGATGTTTACGGTAACGTTCCCGAATCGGTTCTTCCAGTTCAAGAATCGGTCGTTCCTGCTCCTTTAAATCCGTATTCTTCCTCGAAGTCCTGCGCGGAAATTTATTGCCTTCAGTATCATCGATGGATTCCCGAACTCGAAGTTGTGATTGCAAGACCGTTCAATCACACGGGTCCGAAACAAAATCCTAATTTTGTAATTCCTAATTTTTGTTCTCAGGTTTTGGAAGCTCTTAAAAAATCCGAATCGGAAAGAAGAATTTTAGTCGGGGATCTTTCTTCCACGAGAGATTTTTTGGATGTGAGAGACGTTGTGCGCGCTTATCGAATCCTTTCCGAAAAGGGAAAACCCGGAGAAATTTACAATATCTGCTCCGGTAAAGAAGTTGTGATCCGAGATGTGTTGGATAATATCATTTCCGTTTCGGGTCAAACGATTCCGGTTGAAGTGGATCCTTCTCGTTTTCGTCCGGCCGAGATGAAACGTCTTTTCGGAGACAGCGGAAAACTTAGACAACTCGGTTGGGAGCCGCAGTTCGGTTTAACCGATACGGTTCGCGACGTTTACAAGTGGATTTCAACTTTGTCGTAA